The following is a genomic window from Pyricularia oryzae 70-15 chromosome 5, whole genome shotgun sequence.
ACATCCCCAAACAACCCCCCAGACCACAAAGCCCTCATGGCCCAAGCCCTGACCCTCGCCAGATCCTCGCCGTGCCTACCCACAAACTACCGCGTCGGCGCTTTGCTAGTCGACCCATCCCCTTCCACAGCATCATCACAAGAACCCTCCACCCCCTCCTCCCCCACAGTCCTCGCAACAGGCTACACCCTCGAGCTCCCAGGCAACACCCACGCGGAGCAGTGCTGCATCGCCAAGGTCTCCTCGCCAGCAGCCGACGCACCACCCAGCACCGAGCTCCCAGGCGACCAGCAAATACAGCAACTAGCCCTGCCCAGGGGCCGGCTGGCCCTGTACACGACCATGGAGCCGTGCGTGGAGCGCCTGAGCGGCAACCTGCCGTGCGTGCAGCGCATCCTCGCCTACCGGGACTTTATCACCGACGTTTATGTGGGCGTGCTCGAGCCCGACACCTTTGTCAAGGGCAACTCGGGCCGCGCCGTGCTAGAGGCCGCTGGTGTCAAGGTGCATCACGTCGTTGGTCTCGAGGATGAGATTCTCGAGGTTGCAACCGCCGGCCATACTCGCCCTGCCCCCGGGCCGTAGCGGGGGTTTGCATGCGCAAAGGGGTTTTGTGGACTCCCGCTGCAAGCTGTGCGTATTATTGCGTTTAGCGTAGTCATATCCGAAAGACCACTTAATATCAATCTCCCCACTGGTGTTAGCCGTTCACATGGGCGGGCAGCTTCTCTTAgatttccaaaaaaaaaaaaaacctcttGTTCCTTTTTATTTCCCTCCAGGTCACAGAAGATAAATATTTATCTATACAGCTTTCTATCTGTCTCATCTATCAGCCAGCTTTCTAAAAAATATGCTATGCCGAATATGCCTCGCATGATGAaatgcaagaaaaaaaatcacagtAGCGAGCGCCCAAATCCCGAGCAACAatttttgtgccacgcttATTTCACTGACGCCTTTTGTTGAAAACCCCTTTTTACCCAGTCATCCTTTGAACGCtcccaataaaaaaaaaacccaaatGCTTCAAAATGACAAAAATGCCCCGGTGAATGGGTATAGTAGTTGagaccagaaaaaaaatgaaaacaaaaagtgAAAGTCAGACGCTGTTGAATGTACGTCCATGTATCTCACAACAAACGGGAACCGAATGGTCTTTTGACCTCTTAAAACAGACCGTCAATCTCGCCAGTCTCAAGATCAACGTCGACATTGAGATATCCAGGTGCCGTAGGCAGACCAGGAATAGTCTGAATGTCAGCAGCGAGAGCGTACCTGCAACAGAGACACGAAATCACGTCAGTAAACCAATCCTACAAACCGCTGACCAACCGTCGCAGTTAGTGAAACCGGGAAAACTCACAGGTAGCCAGCTCCAGCCGCCATCCTAACGTCCCTGATGGGCACTGTGAAGCCCTTGGGCGCACCCTTGAGCTCGGGGTCGTGCGATGTTGAGTACTGAGTCTTAGCGATGCAAATCGGCAGGTTTCCGAATCCTTGGCGTGTATAAGTCTCGACCTTCTTCTGGGCTAACTCTGAGAACTCCACAGCTGCCGCACCGTACATGTCCTTGGCGATCTTCTCAATACGCTCCTGGACAGTTCCCTCCaggctgtaaagcagcttgAAGTCGGGCTTGGGCAGGTCGCTGGCTGCAATGACAGCCTGGGCGAGGTCAATCGCTCCCTTGCCACCCTCGGCCCAGTGGTTGGAGA
Proteins encoded in this region:
- a CDS encoding cytidine and deoxycytidylate deaminase zinc-binding domain-containing protein; this encodes MTSPNNPPDHKALMAQALTLARSSPCLPTNYRVGALLVDPSPSTASSQEPSTPSSPTVLATGYTLELPGNTHAEQCCIAKVSSPAADAPPSTELPGDQQIQQLALPRGRLALYTTMEPCVERLSGNLPCVQRILAYRDFITDVYVGVLEPDTFVKGNSGRAVLEAAGVKVHHVVGLEDEILEVATAGHTRPAPGP